AAGTTTCCCTATCTGGCCGGCTTCAAGCTCGGCCCGAATGGCTTCTTGCAGGGCGCGGCGCTGACGCTGTTCCTGTGCCTGTGCTCGATGGTGGTGTCGCTGCTGCTGGGCTTCGCCGCGGCGTTGGCGCGCCTGTCGAACAGCGCGGTGCTGGTGGGCGTTGCCAGCTTCTACACCTCGTTCTTCCGTGGCACGCCGTTGATGATCCAGATTCTGCTGATCTACCTCGGCCTGCCGCAGATCGGTCTGGTGCCCGGGGCGATCAGCGCCGGCATCATCGCCCTGTCGCTCAATTACGGTGCCTACCTCAGTGAAATTTTCCGTGCCGGCATCCTCGCTGTGCCGGCCGGGCAGCGCGAGGCCGCCGTGGCCATGGGCATGCGACCGGCGCAGATTTTCCTCTTCATCGTCCTGCCGCAGGCCATGCGCACCATCATCCCGCCCACGGCCAACCAGTTCATCTCGATGCTCAAGGACTCGTCCCTGATCTCGGTGATGGGCGTCTGGGAGGTGATGTTCCTCGCTCAGTCCTATGGCCGCTCCAGTTATCGCTACCTGGAGATGCTGACCACTGCGGCGGTGATCTACTGGGTGCTGTCGATCATCCTCGAACTGATCCAGGCGCGCCTGGAGCGGCGCTTCTCGCGCGGTTATCAGCGCTGACGCCAGCTCAGGCTGGCGTCAGTTGGCGGCGTTCGGCGCGGATTTCCGGCAGGTCGCTGCGGCGCAGATAAACGCGCAGCGGCTCGCTGAGATTGACCCGGTCATCGATGCGCTGCTCCTGCAGCCAGGCCAGGCGCTGGCGATCCAGACGCATCAGGCCGGCGTCATCGGCCTGCCAGACATATTCGCAGGTGGGCGTGATGGTCTCGGCCGGTACATCGAGGCCGAAGCTGTCCTCTGAAAAGCGCAGCAGGTAGTGGCCGGTCTTGGCGTTGAAGCCGACGAAACCTTGCAACTGGTCGGCGGCCTGGCAGATCTGGGCGGACGTGATACTCATGGCAAACCTCGTTTCCTGTGGGGTTTGCAGGCAAGGCGAATGGTTTTGTTTATCGGCGCAGCCTAATCGCTGGTGCTGTCACCCGCGTTGTCGTGGATCAAGAAACTGCCGCGAGCGGTTTTGATGCCGTGAGCGACGCTCTTACACAGACGGCAGCCGTTTCAGGGCCGGCAGCACCTGATCGCGCAGAAGTGGCGCCAGGTCGTCAGGAAGGGGCAGGGAAGTATCGATCCAGCGCAGTTCCTCCAGCTCGGCAGCCGGTTGTACGGCGTGGGGCAGGGCGGCGTGAAAGATGTCTGCCTGCACCCAGGTGTCGGCCTCGTTGGCGGCGGGCGCCTGGAACTGGCCGAGTGGTTGCAGTGCGCCGGCTGGCAGTTGCAGCTCCAACTCTTCGAGCAGCTCACGCTGAAGCGCAGACAGCGCATCTTCGCCCGGCTCGCGCTTGCCGCCAGGCAGCATGAAGAAACGGGTATTGCGCTTGCGCACGAGCAGCAGGCGGCCGCGTTCGTCGAACAGGCAGGCGGCCGCGATCTGTAGGGTGTTGTTCATGGGATAAGCAGCGGGCGCCCGATCAGGGCGCCCAGCGAACATCAGCCAGCGAGGCCGACGTAAACGTTCTGCACGTCATCGTGGCCGTCGATGGCTTCGAGGAAGGCTTCGACTTCTTCCATCTGCTCCGGCGTCAGGCTGGTCACCGGATTCTTCGGACGGTAGCCGAGCTTGGCCGAGTTGACGGTGAAGCCCTGTTCCGGCAGCGCCTTGCACACGGCGTCGAGGTCGGTCGGGTCGGTGATGAACAGGGTGGCGCCTTCGTCATCGGGCACGAAGTCCTGGGCGCCGGCTTCGATGGCGGCCAGTTCCGGGTCGGCATCGCTGTCGGTGCTGGCCTCGATCAGGCCGACATGGTCGAAATCCCAGCTGACCGAACCGGAGGCACCGAGCTGGCCCTTGCGGAACAGCACGCGGATCTCGGCCACGGTGCGGTTGACGTTGTCGGTCAGGCACTCGACGATCACCGGCACCTGATGCGGGGCAAAGCCTTCGTAGAGGGTGCGCTCGTAGTTGATCACTTCACCGGACAGGCCTGCGCCTTTCTTGATGGCGCGCTCGAGGGTGTCCTTGGGCATCGAGGCTTTCTTGGCCTGGTGCACGGCCAGGCGCAGCTTGGGGTTCATGTCCGGGTCGGCGCCGTTGCGCGCGGCGATCATGATTTCCTTCACCAGCTTGCCGAAGATCTTGCCTCGGGCATTGGCGGCGGCTTCTTTGGGTTTGGCTTTCCACTGGGCGCCCATCTGGGGTCTCCTGGCCGAGAAGTGAGTCGGCGTCAGGCTCTGGTACGCCTGACGATCGGATAGGCTGCGGATTCTAGTGCCTTGCGCGGCTATCGGCACCTGCAATTTCAGCCGGTGGGCTCAGAGGTAGCGCCAGATCAATTGCACGCCCGCCAGCAGAATGCCCAGCCGGGCGATGCGGTAGAACCACAGGTGGTTGACGCGTGATTGCAGCCACAAGCCGCTCCAGACGCCCAGCGGGACGATGGGCGCGAGCATCAGGCTCAGTAGCAGATTCTCCTCGGTGAACTGGCCCAGCGCTGCGTAGGGCAGCAGCTTGGCGGCATTGGTGAGCAGGAAGAACAGGTTGATGGTGGCGACGAAGCGCACCTTGTCCAGTTGCTGCGGCAGCAGGTGCATCATCACCGGTGGGCCACCGGCGTGGGCGACGAAGCTGGTGAAGCCGGCCAGGCTCGACAGCAATGTGCCACGGCCTTTGTGCAGTGGACGTGGTGCCTGGTTGCCAGCCAGAAACCCAAGACCGACGAAAACGATGGCGATGGCGCCGATCAGCAGGCCAATGGCACGCTCGTCGAAGAAGCCGAAGGTCAGCGAACCGATGCCGATACCGATCACCGCGCCCGGCAGCATGACCTTGAGGTTGGCTATATCCCACTTGCCCCAGTAGGCCTTCAGCCCGACCACGTCGGCCAGGCAGAGAATCGGCAGCATCACCGCCACGGCCTGTTTCGGCGACGTGGCCAGTGCCAGTAACGGCACGGCAATGCCGCCCAGGGCGCCGCCGAAGCCGCCCTTGGACAGCCCGGTGAGAAACACTGCCGGCAAGGCGAACAGAAGGAAATCGTGCAGAGTCATGGGCTTGGCGTAACGCTACGAAGGCGCGCAGGTTAGCAGCCGCCAGTGGCTGTGTGGTTTTTTTCCTCGGCCTCTGTGTCTGTCGGCTGTCAGGGGAAGGCTGCTCTAATGCCGGCTCACTCAACCTGAGGTTTGCGTCCATGACACCCAAGGATCTGCTGCTGGCGCTGCTGGTAATCGTCGTCTGGGGGCTGAACTTCGTGGTGATCAAGGTCGGCCTACAGGGTATGCCGCCGATGCTGATGGGCGCGTTGCGCTTTATGCTCGCGGCCTTTCCGGCGATTCTCTTCGTGCGTCGGCCGCAGGTGCCGCTGCGCTGGATGCTGGCTTATGGCATGACCATTTCAGTGGGGCAGTTCGCCTTTCTCTTCTACGCCATGTATGTCGGCATGCCGGCTGGCCTGGCGTCGCTGGTGCTGCAGTCGCAGGCGTTCTTCACCCTGTTCTTCGCCGCGCTGTTTCTCGGCGAGCGGCTGCGCGGCAGCAACCTGTTTGGCCTGCTGGTGGCAGCCAGCGGCCTGCTGTTGATCGGACTGCAGGGCGGGCAGGCGATGACCCTGGCCGGTTTTGCCCTGACCATCGCGGCGGCGTCGATGTGGGCGCTGGGCAACGTGGTCACGCGCAAGCTGGGCAAGGTCAATCTGGTTGGGCTGGTGGTCTGGGGCAGCCTGATACCGCCGCTGCCATTTCTGGCGTTATCACTGTGGCTGGAAGGGCCGGAGCTGATCAGTCAGTCGCTTCGTAGCCTCGGCCTGGACTCGCTGCTGGTGCTGGCCTACCTCGCATTCGGCGCCACGATTCTCGGCTACGGTCTGTGGAGCCGCCTGCTGTCGCGTTACCCGGCCAGCCAGGTGGCACCGTTCTCGCTGTTGGTGCCGGTGGTGGGTATCAGCTCCTCGGCCCTGCTGCTGGGCGAGCGCCTCGGCAGCCTGGAGATGGCTGGCGCGGCGCTGGTCATGGTGGGTCTGCTGATCAACGTCTGGGGCGGGCGCCTGCTCGATGGTTGGCGGCAGCGGGCTACAGGCGCTGTTTGACCTGCTTGTTGCGGATTCTGTCGCTTGCCGGTGAGTTGAGGCGTGGGTAGGCGCCAGCGTGCTGGCGATCCGGTCAGCGGCAAGCAGGCTCCTACGGATTTATGGCGCTGAGGGCGGCAACATTAGCCTCGCGTGGGCTGTTGCGGCAGGCGTTCGAGGATCTGGTCCAGGCGTTGCTGGATGCGCTGATCGATCTTTTCGTGCAGGCGCATGATTTCCAGTTCGGCGCGCAGGTTCACCTCGAAGTCCAGGCGTGCGGCCAGGCGATCCTTCGCCGCCTGGCGGTTCTGGCTCATCATGATGATCGGCGCCTGGATGGCGGCCAGGGTCGACAGCATCAGGTTGAGAAAGATGTAGGGGTAAGGGTCGAAGGCCATGCCGAAGTGCGAGAGCACGTCGGTGTTGATCAGCATCCAGCCGAGCATGGTCAGCGAAAAACAGATGATGAAGGTCCAAGAACCGCCGACGGCAGCGACCCTGTCCGAAAGCCGTTCGCCGAAGCTCGACTGCTCATCCGACGCATCGGCAGCGTCGCGGCTGATGGGGCGGCGCTGGCGGATTCGTTCGAGCACATGGCTTTCTTCCGGCTCCAGTTCGTGGGGGGCTTTGCCGAGCAGGGTCTGGGCGAGTTTTTGCAGCGGGTGCGAGGTGTCGTTGCTCATCGTGACTGCTCATTTATGGCTGACAGTAGCAGGGATGCTGAATCGCTCCGGCCGACTTGTCACCTGTCCGCTGCATCCTGGCGTGTTGCACTTTCCAGGCGGTTGCGACCATTGGCCTTGGCCCGATACAGCGCCTGGTCCGCTGCGTCGATCAGGCTCAGGGCGCTTGTGGCGCTGTCCTGGGTAGCGGGGCTCAGGCTGGCCAGGCCGATGCTCACCGTAATTCTCTGGAATGGACTGTTCTCGTGCGGCAGTGCGCTGTGCTGCAGGTTTGCCATGAACGCGAGAGCGATGGCTTCGGCGCCCTCGCTACTGGTGTTCGGCAGAATCACTGCCAGCTCTTCGCCGCCGTAGCGTGCCGCCAGGTCGCCGGGGCGACGCATGTGGCGCTGGAGCAGGTCGGCGACGCTGCGCAGGCATTCGTTACCCGCCAGGTGGCCGTAGTGATCGTTGTAGCGCTTGAACAGGTCGATATCGAGCAGCATCAGGGTAAGGTCTGAACCCTGGCGCTGTGCACGGCGAATTTCCACTTCCAGCGCCTGGTCGAAGCTGCGACGGTTGGCCAGGCCCGTCAGGGCGTCCTGCGAAGCCAGTATTTCCAGGCGGGCATTGGCGTCGAGCAGTTCTTCCCGGGCGCTGAGCAGTTGGCGCTCGGCGCGCGACCGACGGTGAATGTCGACAAGTAGCCGCTGGCCGATGATGGCGACGGCGAGCAGCAGAATCAGAACCACCGTGGCGAACAGTCGTGCATCACGGCGCCAGGCCGTTAGCGCCTCATCGCGGCCCAGCGCGACCACGGTGATCAGGGGGAGGTTGCTGTTATGACGGAACGCGTACAGGCGCTCGATGCCATCGATGCGGGAGACCTGTGTGGTCGTGGCCTGTTGCTGTGCGCGTAATGTCTGAAAGATCGGCGAGCTCGACCAATCCAGGCCCACATCCTGTTCACGGAAAGGTTGGCGAACCAGCAGGGTGCCATCGCTGGTTGAGAGGTTCATCGTGCCTTGCTGGCCCAGATCGAGGCTGCCGAACAGGTGGAGGAAATGCTCCACGCTCAACGTGATGGCCACCACGCCGGAGAAATTGCCGTCGGTATCGTTCAGGCGCCGGCTGACGGTGAATATCCACCCGTGCGCCAGGCGGCTCTTGATGGTCGGGCCGATGAATGTCTCGGGCGAGGGATTGTCGCGATGATGGATGAAGAACGCACGATCGGCGGCGTTCGGGCGCGCATTGATATCGCCCCGCGATACCAGCAGGCGATCACCCTTGGCGTTGTAGATGATGATGGTGCTGGCCAGTTTGAGCACCCGGCTCTGTTCCTGCACGACCTGCTGCAGGCGATCAAGATGTGCCCGACCCTTGCCTTCCTGCTCCAGGCGTTCTGCCAGCTCCACCAATACCAGCTCGGATTGGCGAATCACCCCTTCGCTGTAATTGTCTAGGGCACGCGCCAGGTTGAGATTGGCCACGTTCAGCTCATGCAGGGCACGCTCGCGGGAAAACCAGATCTGCCAGGCCGTCAGCAATGCCAGCGACAGGCATATGAATACCAGCAGGATGAAGGTGAGCCGGGTACCGCGTTTCATAAACCCAGAGCCCTGCCGTGGGACTGAACAGCGTGTGCAACGGAAAAACCACCGGCGGGTGGCTTCCATTGCGAGAGAATCAGTCCTGACGGCTGGTGACTTCCAGCAGGTGATAACCGAACTGAGTCTTGACCGGGCCTTGCACCACGCCGACCGGTGCGCTGAACACCACGGTGTCGAATTCCTTGACCATCTGGCCCGGGCCGAAGGAACCCAGATCACCGCCGCTACGGCCGGACGGGCAGGAGGAGTTGTCGCGGGCCAGTTGGGCGAAATCGGCACCGCCCTCGATGGCGGCTTTCAGTTCGTTGCACTTGTCTTCGCTGGCAACCAGGATGTGGCGGGCAGTGGCGCGGGCCATGGGAGTATCTCCTATCGAATTGAGGTGCAGAGCCTAGCGCAATCGTCTCGACATGCAAAACACGGTAGACAAACTGATGCGTTGCGGCAAGGTTTTGCCTGTGTGGGCCGGTGATTGCTATCAGCACAGGGCTGAACGATGTCATGGGCGCGTGACGGTCACCTGCTTCAGCGCTGCACAACGCTTGCGCCGCTCTGCCGGCAGATGATCCGGACGCTGAGGCTTGCCTGGGCTCGGGCATGTTCGGGAGAGGTACAAATGCCGGCCTGCTAGGTGAGCCTGTGCGGTGGCCTGCGGCAACTGGCCTGGAACCTGCATTGACGGCCGTACAGGTGCACAGGGAGATTGCCATGACCAACATTAACAACAGCATGCCCGCCATGCTCAGCTACTACGGCAGCCAGCTCAACAATCGCACCAGCGCCGCCAGTGGCGAAGCCGACAGCCAGGCGAGCCAGGACCCGCTGGCCGATTTGCGGCGTTTTGCCCAGCAGGTGGTCGCGCGCAGTGAGGGCGGGCTGTTGCGTGCGATGAATGGCGGCGCGACGGCGAGCAGCAATGCCGTGCAGCGCAGCAGTAGCGATCCGGCTGCCATGCCTTCGGTGATCCAGCTGCCGGACGTGGCACAGCTCGATCGTGACGATGCCGCCACGCTGCTGCAGCAGGTGCAGAAGATGGTCGACGCCGGGCTCGATGGCAGCATGCGCATCGCTGGCCACAATGGCGACAGGCAGACCGACTCGCTGGAAACCTACCGCCAGTGGCTGCAGGAAAAGGGCGGGCTGAGCGTTTACGCCTGAGCAGTGGCCTGGGGCTTATCGTCCCGGGCGATGACCTGATTGCGTCTGGCCCGTTTCGCCGCGTAGGTGCGCCGGTCAGCCGCCTGCATCAGCTCATGCAGCGACTGGCCGTCCGCTCCGAAGCCCGCCACCCCCGCACTCAGTGTCATGCACAGAGCATCGCCCTCGACTGGCAGCGGCGCTGCGGCCAGACGCTCGCGCAAACTGTCGGCAATCGCGTAGGCCTGCGCAGCCGTGCTGCCGGGCAGCAAGATGGCAAATTCCTCACCCCCTAGGCGGCAGAACAGGTCATTGCTGCGCAAGCGCTGCGCCAGCACCGTGGCGAAGTGCGCCAGGGCGTGGTCGCCGACGTCGTGACCGAAACGGTCATTGATCTGCTTTAAGTGGTCGATATCGATGAAGACCAGCGCTAGCGGCGTGCCATTGCGCAACGCATGGGCGCGCTCACGTTCGAAGACGTCGGCGAGCTTCAGTCTGTTCGGTAAACCTGTCAGGGCATCGCTGGTGGCCTGTGCGGTCAGGCGCTGCTCGTTGCGCAGGTGGCTGTGTTCATAGATGTGCGCGAAGATCATGACGGCCAGACTGGCCAGGCCGATATTGGCGATGATCTCGACGTGCTGCAGCAGCGCCTCGGAAGAGTAGCGCCGGCTAAAGGCGAACAAGCCGATGCTGACGAACAAAACCGAGACATACAGGCCCAGGCGCAGCCCCAATAACAGATATCAAATGATCGGAATTGTCTGTATCCAGGCGAACACGGCAAAGGTGGTGTGGGTCTGAGCCAGCGCCACGATCATGATGCTGAAGAACGGCAGTAGGTAAATGGCGGTCAATAGCTGCAGGTTGCGCGTTCGCTCGAGAATGCTCAGCAGATAGAGTGAGACGCCGGCGTAGGCGATCTCCAGGCCAGCCAGCAGCCAGTTTTCGTGCAACAGATTGACCGCCGAGAAGAACAAACCACCGCCCAGGGTGATCCAAAGCAGGGCCCTGAGGACCAGGCGACGGTGTTGCTCGTTCTTTGCGAAGTAACCAGGCATCAGTGTTCTCGAATGAGGCTTGAGCCAAGTGCAGGGCATGGATGGCGATGGATGAAACCAGGCAGGAAGCCTGCCGGGCGGCGCTACTGCCCGTGCATGCGCGCCTGCGACAGGGTGATAAGCCGGGCATGATCGAGTGCCGGAGATTACGTCAGATTGACGACGGTAGTAAGGAAAGGGAGAGGGCGGTATGACAACGATGAACAAGCGCGGCGGCTACCGTTGCCTGCTGGTGCTGGTGCTGGTGCTGGTGCTGGTGCTGCTGATGATGATGGCCGGGCAGGGTATTGCTCGGGCATCCGAGGATCTCGCCTTGATCGAAACGATCAATGCCTATCGGGGTGACATGCAGCGCTGTGGCGTGCAGGTATCCGAGCCGCTGCCGCCACTGAGCAACGATCCGCGCCTGATATTGCCGGCCAATGGCACTGGCGATCTGCAGGACTCGCTCAGCGCTGCCGGCTATCCCCTGGTCAATGTGCAGGCCATCACCCTCTCTGGCCCACGCAACGCAGAGGCGGCCATGCAGGCGTTGAGCGAGAGCTTCTGTCGTGTGCTGCTCGATCCGCAGTTCATCGACATCGGTGTCAGCCAGCAGGATCGTGACTGGCGCATCGTCCTGGCCCGGCCGCTGCTCAGTGGGCGCCTGCAAACCTGGCAGACCGAGGGCGAGAGTCTTCTGCAACAGATCAATGCGGCCCGCGCACAGGCGCGTCAGTGCGGTGGCCAGGCCTTTGCCGCTGCCGCACCGCTGGTGTGGAGTGCCGAGTTGGGCAGTGCCGCCGAGAGCCACAGCCGGGCCATGGCCAACGGCAATTTCTTCGCCCACCAGGGGCCAGATGGGCTCACGCCTGGGGATCGCGCCGAACTGGCCGGCTATGAGGGCGGCAAGGTGGGCGAGAACATCGCCGCTGCACTGGATAGCACCGCCAAGGTGGTCGAAGGTTGGCTGGCCAGCGCCGGGCATTGCGCCAATATCATGAACCCCGAGTTCAGCGAGCTGGGCGCAGCCTATGCCAACGATCCGCAAAGCGATGCCGGCATTTATTGGACGGCGCTGTTTGGTGGGCAATGACGATATGGGCCAGGCCACGGGCTGACATCTGACGCTCGGTCAGGCCTTGCCACCGCTGCGCGTCACAGCCCGGCAGCTGCGGCCGAACCGTTTGTGCCAAACAGCGCTGCAGGCGCCGCCCCACGGTGGGGCGGCAGCGGCTCAGTGGCTGTAACCCGGCTTCTGGCGAATGGTCTTGAGCAGGTCGTCCGGGCTGATGTGGCCGACCACCTGAGTGGCGGCACTGCCCGGCTGCGGCAGGTCGAGGATGTGCCCCTTCATCTTGCCGATCACGTGCATCTCGCACGGCTTGCAGTCGAACTTCAGGGTCAGCACTTCATCGCCATGCACCAGCTGCATCGGCGCCACCTTGGTGCGCACGCCGGTCACGCCCTTGGCCTGCTTGGGGCACAGGTTGAAGGAGAAACGCAGGCAGTGCTTGGTGATCATCACCGGCACTTCGCCGGTTTCCTCGTGGGCCTCGTAGGCGGCGTCGATCAGCTGCACGCCATGGCGATGGTAGAAGTCGCGGGCCTTCTGGTTATAGACGTTGTAGAGGAACGACAGGTGCGACTCCGGATACACCGGCGCCGGATCGGTTTCGGCCTTGCGGCTGCCGCGTGGGTGAGCAGCGACTCGCGCTGCGGTCAGCGACTCGATGGCGTCGCGGCGTAGCGCCTTGAGCTGCGAGTTGGGCACGAAGAACGCCTGCGGCGCATCCAGTGTCACGCCCTGGGCGTGGTAGATGGTGGTGCCGAGCTGGGTGAGCAGGTCGCGCAGGCCGTCGAGCGCCTGTTCCGGTTTGTTGGCGACGCCGAACGGGCCGGGCAGGGCGATCTCGACACTGATGCCTTCTTCGCTGGTGGCGGTGAGCGTCAGGGCATCCTCGCGCAGCACGGCCTTCCAGCTCACACCGATACGGCGTTCGGCGCTGGTGCGCTGCAGGGCCTGTTGCCAGTTGTGGTCGAGGTTGCGGCTCAGCGGGTGGTTTGGGCGCAGGCGGAACAGGCCTTCAGGCATCTCGTTGGGTTCTACGCGGTAGCGATAGCGCTTCTCGCCGTCCTCTTCGAACTCGCCCTTGAGTTCGCAGATGTTGGCGCGGAAACCCACCACCTCGCGCTTGACCAGCACGTTGAGGCCGTCGCCGTTGGACAGCGGAGTGTCGGTGACGGCGATCAGGTCGCGCTTGTTGACCTTCTCGACATGGCCGACCGGCAGGCCGGTGAAGGTCGGCGAGTCGAAGGCGCCGATGTCCACCTTGCGCTCGGTGACGAAGTAGTCGGTGCTGCCACGGTGGAAGGTCTTGTCCGGGTCGGGCACGAAGAAGTGCGCGGTACGGCCGCTGGAGGCGCGGGCCAGATCCGGGCGGTCTTCGAGAATGGCATCGAGTTCGCGGCGGTAATGGGCGGTGATGTTCTTCACGTAGGCCACATCTTTGTAGCGGCCCTCGATCTTGAACGAGCGCACGCCGGCCTCGACCAAGGCACGCAGGTTGGCGCTCTGGTTGTTGTCCTTCATCGACAGCAGGTGTTTCTCGTAGGCGATCACGCCGCCTTTTTCATCCTTGAGGGTGTAGGGCAGGCGGCAGGCCTGCGAGCAGTCGCCACGGTTGGCGCTGCGCCCGGTCTGCGCGTGGGAGATGTTGCACTGGCCGGAGAAGGCCACGCACAGCGCGCCGTGGATGAAGAACTCGATGGCCGCGTCGGTGGCATCGGCAATCTGGCGAATTTCCTGCAGGTTCAGCTCGCGCGCCAGTACCAGTTGGGAGAAGCCGGCCTGGTCGAGAAACCTGGCGCGCTCCAGCGTACGGATATCGGTCTGGGTGCTGGCGTGCAGCTCGATCGGCGGAATATCCAGCTCCATCACCCCCATGTCCTGCACGATCAGCGCATCCACACCGGCGTCGTAGAGCTGGTGGATCAGCGCGCGCGCCGGCTCCAGTTCATCGTCGTGCAGGATGGTGTTGATCGTGGTGAACACCCGCGCGTGATAGTGGCGGGCGAACTCCACCAGCCTGGCGATATCGCTCACGTCGTTGCAGGCATTGTGCCGCGCGCCGAAGCTCGGGCCGCCAATGTAGACGGCGTCGGCGCCATGCAGGATGGCCTCGCGGGCGATTTCGACGTCACGCGCAGGGCTGAGCAGTTCCAGGTGGTGTTTGGGCAGGGACATGGTGGTTTCTTTTATCAGGCTGGCACACGGGCAAGGCGCGCATTGTACCGGGCTGTGGCCCGCTGGGCACTCGCCAGATGCCGGACGGCTGGCAATACGCGCCGATGCAGGTACAGTAGCGGCCTTTTTCAGGCGGAGGCGTGGCGATGGACAACAGAGGGTTGGAGAAGCTCGATCAGTGGCTGCTCAAGTACGGCAACGATGACTCGATCCTCTCGGCCAGCGAGCTGGACGGCTTCTTCGCCGCTATCGTCTCCGCGCCGCGCCAGGTCGCGCCGGCCGTGTGGTACTCGGCGATCTGGGCCGATCAGCCGCCACAATGGCCGAGCGACAAGGATGGCGAACGTTTTATGAAGCTGGCCGTCGAGCTGATGAGCGAGGCCGCCTACATGCTCGCCGAAGAGCCGGACGACTACGAAGCGATCTTCCTGGCCGACAACAACGGCAAGGGCGAGAAGCTGATCGTCTCGGAGTGGTGCGCGGGTTACCTGCGCGGCGCTGCAGTGGCCGGCTGGCTCGATGCATCGCTGCCGGAGTCGGTGGCGGCAGCGCTGAAGCTGATCACCCTGCATGGCGATGAAAGCGGCAGCGCGACGCTCAAGGCCATGTCCGATGCCGAATACGACGCCAGCACGGCGCTGCTCGAACCCGCCGCCGTCGAGCTTTTCCAGTATTGGCAGGAAAACCTGGACCCGCTGCTGCCGGTGCGCCGCGAGGAGGCTAAAGTCGGGCGTAACGACCCCTGCACCTGCGGCAGTGGCAAGAAGTACAAGCAGTGCTGCATGCGCTGAGTCGTGACCCGCTGTACATGCATGCCGGTGCGCGTCTGCATCGGCTGCGCGTCGTTTTGGCGGCGCTTGGGATATGATGCGCACCTCACGATTCAGCGGCGGTTCAACATGCCTGGCAATGCGCTCTACACCGACCTGTCAGGCTATTACGACCTGATGTGCGCGGACATCGACTACGCCGCGCAAAGCCATTGCGTGCAGCGTGTGCAGCAGTTGTTCGGCAATGGCGGCAGGCGTCATCTCGACCTGGCCTGCGGTACCGGCCCACATGTGCGTCACTTTCTCGATGCCGGCTATGCCAGCAGCGGCCTGGACATCAACCAGCCAATGCTCGACCGCGCCGCCCAGCGCTGCCCCGAGGCGCATTTTGCCCTGCAGGACATGTGCGCCTTTGAGGTCGACGCACCGCTGGATCTGATCACCTGCTTTCTCTACTCCATCCACTACAGCGCCAGCATCGAACGGCTCAAGGCCTGCATCGCCAGCGTGCACGGCGCCCTGGCCGCTGGCGGGGTGTTCTGCTTCAACGCCGTGGACAAGCGGCGCA
This region of Pseudomonas wenzhouensis genomic DNA includes:
- a CDS encoding amino acid ABC transporter permease, with the translated sequence MSDQHVTQGQTQNGAGFGLFGFRSRLYLTWLALFALFVGFFLSFDLQFAIIAEKFPYLAGFKLGPNGFLQGAALTLFLCLCSMVVSLLLGFAAALARLSNSAVLVGVASFYTSFFRGTPLMIQILLIYLGLPQIGLVPGAISAGIIALSLNYGAYLSEIFRAGILAVPAGQREAAVAMGMRPAQIFLFIVLPQAMRTIIPPTANQFISMLKDSSLISVMGVWEVMFLAQSYGRSSYRYLEMLTTAAVIYWVLSIILELIQARLERRFSRGYQR
- a CDS encoding EamA family transporter translates to MTPKDLLLALLVIVVWGLNFVVIKVGLQGMPPMLMGALRFMLAAFPAILFVRRPQVPLRWMLAYGMTISVGQFAFLFYAMYVGMPAGLASLVLQSQAFFTLFFAALFLGERLRGSNLFGLLVAASGLLLIGLQGGQAMTLAGFALTIAAASMWALGNVVTRKLGKVNLVGLVVWGSLIPPLPFLALSLWLEGPELISQSLRSLGLDSLLVLAYLAFGATILGYGLWSRLLSRYPASQVAPFSLLVPVVGISSSALLLGERLGSLEMAGAALVMVGLLINVWGGRLLDGWRQRATGAV
- a CDS encoding diguanylate cyclase, with amino-acid sequence MKRGTRLTFILLVFICLSLALLTAWQIWFSRERALHELNVANLNLARALDNYSEGVIRQSELVLVELAERLEQEGKGRAHLDRLQQVVQEQSRVLKLASTIIIYNAKGDRLLVSRGDINARPNAADRAFFIHHRDNPSPETFIGPTIKSRLAHGWIFTVSRRLNDTDGNFSGVVAITLSVEHFLHLFGSLDLGQQGTMNLSTSDGTLLVRQPFREQDVGLDWSSSPIFQTLRAQQQATTTQVSRIDGIERLYAFRHNSNLPLITVVALGRDEALTAWRRDARLFATVVLILLLAVAIIGQRLLVDIHRRSRAERQLLSAREELLDANARLEILASQDALTGLANRRSFDQALEVEIRRAQRQGSDLTLMLLDIDLFKRYNDHYGHLAGNECLRSVADLLQRHMRRPGDLAARYGGEELAVILPNTSSEGAEAIALAFMANLQHSALPHENSPFQRITVSIGLASLSPATQDSATSALSLIDAADQALYRAKANGRNRLESATRQDAADR
- a CDS encoding sulfite exporter TauE/SafE family protein, whose protein sequence is MTLHDFLLFALPAVFLTGLSKGGFGGALGGIAVPLLALATSPKQAVAVMLPILCLADVVGLKAYWGKWDIANLKVMLPGAVIGIGIGSLTFGFFDERAIGLLIGAIAIVFVGLGFLAGNQAPRPLHKGRGTLLSSLAGFTSFVAHAGGPPVMMHLLPQQLDKVRFVATINLFFLLTNAAKLLPYAALGQFTEENLLLSLMLAPIVPLGVWSGLWLQSRVNHLWFYRIARLGILLAGVQLIWRYL
- a CDS encoding DUF2025 family protein, producing the protein MSITSAQICQAADQLQGFVGFNAKTGHYLLRFSEDSFGLDVPAETITPTCEYVWQADDAGLMRLDRQRLAWLQEQRIDDRVNLSEPLRVYLRRSDLPEIRAERRQLTPA
- a CDS encoding DUF1003 domain-containing protein — translated: MSNDTSHPLQKLAQTLLGKAPHELEPEESHVLERIRQRRPISRDAADASDEQSSFGERLSDRVAAVGGSWTFIICFSLTMLGWMLINTDVLSHFGMAFDPYPYIFLNLMLSTLAAIQAPIIMMSQNRQAAKDRLAARLDFEVNLRAELEIMRLHEKIDQRIQQRLDQILERLPQQPTRG
- a CDS encoding YebC/PmpR family DNA-binding transcriptional regulator, with protein sequence MGAQWKAKPKEAAANARGKIFGKLVKEIMIAARNGADPDMNPKLRLAVHQAKKASMPKDTLERAIKKGAGLSGEVINYERTLYEGFAPHQVPVIVECLTDNVNRTVAEIRVLFRKGQLGASGSVSWDFDHVGLIEASTDSDADPELAAIEAGAQDFVPDDEGATLFITDPTDLDAVCKALPEQGFTVNSAKLGYRPKNPVTSLTPEQMEEVEAFLEAIDGHDDVQNVYVGLAG
- a CDS encoding GGDEF domain-containing protein, encoding MYEHSHLRNEQRLTAQATSDALTGLPNRLKLADVFERERAHALRNGTPLALVFIDIDHLKQINDRFGHDVGDHALAHFATVLAQRLRSNDLFCRLGGEEFAILLPGSTAAQAYAIADSLRERLAAAPLPVEGDALCMTLSAGVAGFGADGQSLHELMQAADRRTYAAKRARRNQVIARDDKPQATAQA
- a CDS encoding NUDIX hydrolase — its product is MNNTLQIAAACLFDERGRLLLVRKRNTRFFMLPGGKREPGEDALSALQRELLEELELQLPAGALQPLGQFQAPAANEADTWVQADIFHAALPHAVQPAAELEELRWIDTSLPLPDDLAPLLRDQVLPALKRLPSV
- a CDS encoding peptidylprolyl isomerase — its product is MARATARHILVASEDKCNELKAAIEGGADFAQLARDNSSCPSGRSGGDLGSFGPGQMVKEFDTVVFSAPVGVVQGPVKTQFGYHLLEVTSRQD